One window of the Salvia miltiorrhiza cultivar Shanhuang (shh) chromosome 6, IMPLAD_Smil_shh, whole genome shotgun sequence genome contains the following:
- the LOC130988920 gene encoding geranylfarnesyl diphosphate synthase, chloroplastic-like, with translation MNLCPNFFRKFRWIHSCRWLPPPLTHKLHTPIRFTSNQTHHQNQKLVFDFKAYMLEKIAAVNAALDAALPLRHPAKLHEAMRYSLLSGGKRVCPIVCLAACRLVGGEDAAAMPSACALEMIHAMSLIHDDLPCMDDDDLRRGRPSNHKVFGEPAAVLAGYALIASAFEHIATATEGVPAERTLRVIGEVARLIGAEGVVAGQVVDLRSGGGGDDVGLEKLEYIHVHKTAAAVEAAAVAGAVLGGACEEEIGNVRIYARRAGLMFQVVDDVLDVTKSTEELGKTAGKDVATGKATYPKLIGVEKSREVAENLKREAQEQLLGFERGRAAPLMALLDFIAYRDK, from the exons ATGAATCTTTGCCCCAATTTTTTCCGCAAGTTTAGATGGATTCACTCTTGCAGATGGCTTCCTCCTCCACTAACTCACAAGCTTCACACACCAATCCGATTCACTTCAAATCAAACTCACCACCAAAACCAAAAACTAGTCTTCGATTTCAAGGCATACATGCTCGAAAAGATAGCCGCCGTGAACGCGGCGCTCGACGCCGCGCTCCCGCTGCGCCACCCGGCCAAGCTCCACGAAGCGATGCGCTACTCCCTCCTCTCCGGCGGCAAGCGCGTCTGCCCCATCGTCTGCCTGGCGGCGTGCCGCCTCGTCGGCGGCGAAGACGCGGCGGCCATGCCATCGGCCTGCGCGCTGGAGATGATCCACGCCATGTCCCTGATCCACGACGACCTCCCTTGCATGGACGACGACGACCTCCGCCGCGGCCGCCCCTCTAACCACAAGGTCTTCGGGGAGCCAGCAGCGGTCCTCGCTGG GTACGCGCTCATTGCGAGCGCGTTCGAGCATATCGCCACCGCCACCGAAGGCGTGCCGGCGGAGAGAACCCTCCGCGTCATCGGCGAGGTGGCGCGGCTGATTGGCGCCGAGGGGGTGGTGGCGGGGCAGGTCGTAGATCTGcgaagcggcggcggcggagatgaCGTAGGATTGGAGAAATTGGAGTACATCCACGTGCACaagacggcggcggcggtggaggcggcggcggttgcGGGGGCGGTGCTAGGCGGCGCGTGCGAGGAGGAGATCGGGAATGTGAGGATATACGCGAGGCGCGCGGGGCTGATGTTTCAGGTGGTGGATGATGTACTGGATGTGACGAAATCGACGGAGGAGCTGGGGAAGACAGCGGGGAAGGACGTCGCCACCGGTAAGGCGACCTATCCGAAACTCATCGGAGTGGAGAAGTCCAGGGAGGTGGCGGAGAATTTGAAGAGGGAAGCGCAGGAGCAGCTGCTTGGATTTGAAAGGGGGAGGGCGGCGCCATTGATGGCGCTGCTTGATTTTATTGCTTACAgagataaatga